One genomic segment of Caldimonas brevitalea includes these proteins:
- a CDS encoding acyl-CoA dehydrogenase family protein, whose amino-acid sequence MDFSYTPKVRELQRRVSAFMDEYIYPNEHRYHEEVEAHRAQGNPWQPTRVMEELKEKARAQGLWNLFLPESKYGAGLTNLEYAPLCEIMGRSHIAPEAFNCSAPDTGNMETLVRYGNEAQQREWLQPLLEGKIRSAFAMTEPAVASSDATNIEARVERDGDHYVINARKWWTSGAPDPRCEILIFMGKTDPDNPSRHSQQSMILVPMKTPGVKMERPLTVFGYDHAPHGHGEVSFENVRVPVGNVLLGEGRGFEIAQGRLGPGRIHHCMRLIGLAERALELMCRRALERHAFGRAVADHGVTRERIANARILIDQARFLVLNAAHMMDTAGNKVAKKEIAMIKVAAPSMACQVIDWAIQVHGGAGVSGDFPLAAAYASARTLRFADGPDEVHRNQIGKMELERYLTLPKR is encoded by the coding sequence ATGGACTTCTCCTACACCCCCAAGGTCCGCGAACTGCAGCGGCGCGTCTCGGCCTTCATGGACGAGTACATCTATCCCAACGAGCACCGCTATCACGAAGAGGTGGAAGCGCACCGCGCACAGGGCAATCCGTGGCAGCCGACGCGCGTGATGGAAGAGCTGAAGGAAAAGGCCAGGGCACAAGGGCTGTGGAATCTGTTCTTGCCGGAGTCGAAGTACGGCGCCGGGCTCACCAACCTCGAATACGCACCGTTGTGCGAGATCATGGGGCGCTCTCACATCGCCCCCGAGGCCTTCAACTGCTCGGCTCCCGACACCGGCAACATGGAAACGCTGGTGCGCTACGGCAACGAGGCCCAGCAGCGTGAATGGCTGCAGCCGCTGCTCGAAGGCAAGATCCGCTCGGCCTTCGCGATGACGGAGCCGGCGGTGGCGTCGTCGGACGCCACCAACATCGAGGCGCGCGTCGAGCGCGACGGTGACCACTACGTGATCAACGCCCGCAAGTGGTGGACCTCGGGCGCGCCCGACCCGCGCTGCGAGATCCTGATCTTCATGGGCAAGACCGACCCCGACAACCCGAGCCGGCACAGCCAGCAGTCGATGATCCTGGTGCCGATGAAAACGCCGGGCGTGAAGATGGAGCGGCCGTTGACGGTGTTCGGCTACGACCATGCGCCGCACGGCCATGGCGAGGTGAGCTTCGAGAACGTGCGTGTGCCGGTCGGCAACGTGCTGTTGGGCGAAGGCCGCGGCTTCGAGATCGCACAGGGCCGGCTGGGCCCGGGCCGCATCCACCACTGCATGCGTTTGATCGGCCTGGCCGAGCGCGCGCTCGAGTTGATGTGCAGGCGCGCGCTCGAACGCCACGCCTTCGGGCGTGCGGTCGCCGACCATGGTGTCACGCGCGAGCGCATCGCCAATGCCCGCATCCTGATCGACCAGGCGCGCTTCCTGGTGCTCAACGCCGCCCACATGATGGACACGGCCGGTAACAAGGTTGCCAAGAAGGAGATCGCGATGATCAAGGTCGCGGCCCCCAGCATGGCGTGCCAGGTGATCGACTGGGCCATTCAGGTGCACGGTGGTGCGGGTGTCAGCGGCGACTTCCCGCTGGCCGCCGCCTACGCGAGCGCCCGCACGCTGCGTTTTGCCGACGGCCCCGACGAAGTGCACCGCAACCAGATCGGCAAGATGGAGCTCGAGCGTTACCTGACGCTGCCGAAACGCTGA
- a CDS encoding phosphotransferase — protein sequence MSESSSVERFVGTRAVAPQHAFDVARLAQFIRAEVGGFDGDLQVEQFKGGQSNPTFLLRAGERQYVMRRKPPGALLPSAHAVDREFRVISALAGTDVPVARCHALCEDASVIGTTFYLMDYVPGRILWDPKLPGHTPAERSALFDEMNRVIAALHRVDPAEVGLADYGKPGDYLARQVARWTKQYRASETERIEAVEHLIEWLPKNIPAGDETRIVHGDYRIDNVIFHPTEPRILAVLDWELSTLGHPLADFAYHCMTWRMQGDNSRGLGDLSAAQLRELGLPSESEYVAAYCRRTGRDGIAERDWEYYLIFNMFRLTGILQGVMARALQGNASSAEALATGRRARPLAEQAWRQVERLLARG from the coding sequence GTGAGCGAGTCCTCCTCTGTCGAGCGTTTTGTCGGCACCCGGGCGGTGGCGCCGCAACATGCCTTCGACGTCGCCCGCCTGGCCCAGTTCATCCGCGCCGAGGTCGGCGGCTTCGACGGCGACCTGCAGGTCGAGCAGTTCAAGGGCGGTCAGTCCAACCCGACCTTTTTGTTGCGTGCCGGCGAGCGCCAGTACGTGATGCGGCGCAAGCCGCCCGGCGCGCTGCTGCCCTCGGCCCATGCCGTCGACCGCGAGTTCCGCGTGATCAGCGCACTGGCCGGCACCGACGTGCCAGTGGCCCGCTGCCATGCCTTGTGCGAAGACGCGTCGGTGATCGGCACCACCTTCTATCTGATGGACTACGTGCCCGGTCGCATCCTCTGGGACCCGAAGCTGCCCGGCCACACGCCGGCCGAGCGCAGTGCGTTGTTCGACGAGATGAACCGTGTGATCGCCGCGTTGCACCGCGTCGACCCGGCCGAGGTGGGGCTGGCCGACTACGGCAAGCCGGGCGACTACCTGGCCCGCCAGGTGGCGCGATGGACCAAGCAATACCGAGCCTCGGAAACCGAGCGTATCGAAGCCGTCGAGCACTTGATCGAGTGGTTGCCGAAGAACATCCCGGCCGGCGACGAAACCCGCATCGTGCATGGCGACTACCGCATCGACAACGTCATCTTCCACCCGACCGAGCCGCGCATCCTGGCCGTGCTCGACTGGGAGTTGTCGACGCTGGGCCACCCGCTGGCCGACTTCGCCTATCACTGCATGACGTGGCGCATGCAGGGCGACAACAGCCGTGGCCTGGGCGACTTGAGCGCCGCACAACTGCGCGAGCTGGGGTTGCCGAGCGAATCCGAGTACGTGGCGGCCTACTGCCGCCGCACCGGCCGCGACGGCATCGCCGAGCGCGACTGGGAGTACTACCTCATCTTCAACATGTTCCGGCTCACCGGCATCTTGCAAGGCGTGATGGCGCGCGCGCTGCAAGGCAACGCGTCGAGCGCCGAGGCGCTGGCCACCGGGCGCCGCGCCCGTCCGCTGGCGGAGCAGGCCTGGCGGCAGGTCGAGCGACTGCTGGCGCGCGGTTGA
- a CDS encoding SDR family oxidoreductase, with protein sequence MSVKALFDLSGRVALVTGGSRGLGLQMAEALGEMGCKLAITARKADELEEAKAHLRARDIEVESFVNDLSKFDQIPGLVDRVVERFGTVDVLVNNAGATWGAPAEDYPDAAWHKVMDLNVNATFFLSREVGRRCMIPAKAGKIIVIASAAGLKGTPPGMNTIAYNTSKAAAIHFARTLASEWGPYNINVNAICPGFFPSKLANGLIEKLSDTLLARTPLRRIGGEEDLKGAVVFLASEASRHITGQALVVDGGASII encoded by the coding sequence ATGAGTGTCAAAGCATTGTTCGACCTGAGCGGCCGCGTGGCCCTGGTAACCGGGGGCTCGCGCGGCCTGGGCCTGCAAATGGCCGAGGCGCTCGGCGAGATGGGCTGCAAGCTGGCGATCACGGCGCGCAAGGCCGACGAGCTGGAGGAGGCGAAAGCGCATCTGCGGGCGCGCGACATCGAGGTCGAGAGCTTCGTCAACGATTTGTCGAAGTTCGATCAGATCCCGGGGCTCGTCGACCGTGTGGTCGAGCGCTTCGGCACCGTGGACGTCCTCGTCAACAACGCCGGCGCCACCTGGGGGGCGCCGGCCGAAGACTATCCCGACGCGGCCTGGCACAAGGTGATGGACCTGAACGTCAACGCCACCTTCTTCCTGTCGCGCGAGGTGGGCCGGCGCTGCATGATCCCGGCCAAGGCCGGCAAGATCATCGTGATTGCCTCGGCCGCCGGGCTGAAGGGCACGCCGCCCGGCATGAACACCATCGCCTACAACACCTCGAAGGCAGCCGCGATCCATTTCGCCCGCACCCTGGCGTCGGAATGGGGGCCGTACAACATCAACGTCAACGCCATCTGCCCGGGCTTCTTCCCGTCGAAGCTGGCCAACGGGTTGATCGAGAAGCTGTCGGACACGCTGCTGGCGCGCACGCCGCTGCGCCGCATCGGCGGCGAAGAAGACTTGAAGGGCGCGGTGGTGTTCCTCGCCTCCGAGGCGTCGCGTCACATCACCGGCCAGGCGCTGGTGGTCGACGGCGGCGCCAGCATCATTTGA